In the genome of Paenibacillus pabuli, the window AAGTTCGGCAGCATGCCATTTCGGTGGGTCCTGGAAGGAATCCTCTGGCGCCATTTCGAACCGCAATCGATTGACCGTTTCGTCCGAGTATTTGACGATGACTTTTTTTGCTCCGGCTTCGTAGCCTTTGCGCACCAGCAATCGCACGAATTCATATGTATCAATCATCGCGCTAATGACGAAGATTTGCCCGGGCTGAACGTTGGCTCCTACTTTTACGGCCAGTTCAGCGTATCGATCCAGTTTTTGTTCAAAACTCAACATATCAAGTTCCTCCATATCACATGAATTGCCCACATACGCAGGGAAAGAGAGAGGATAGATCCTCTCTCTCTTTTAATCATTTAAATTAGAAAGCCCAGTTGCCTTGCAGGAAGATTGGCTCTTCGCTACCTTCGGAAGTGACACCATGAATGTTCATTTCTCCCGATCCAATCATGAAATCCACATGTGTGAGACTGGAGTTCATGCCATGATTGATCAATTCTTCCTTGGACATCGTTTTGCCGCCTTCCAGACAGAAGGCATAGGCATTACCGATAGCTAGATGGTTGGATGCATTTTCATCAAAAAGGGTATTGTAGAACAAAATATTTGTATCGGAAATTGGTGATTGATGTGGAACGAGAGCTACCTCGCCTAGATAATGCGCGCCTTCATCCATCTCAATCAGGCTTTTCAATGAATCAAGTCCTTGTTCAGCAGTATAATCGACAATTCGGCCATTCTCGAAAGTCAGGGAGAAACCGTCGATCAGGTTGCCGCCGTAGCTCAGTGGCTTCGTGCTGCGCACAGTGCCGTTCACTCCGGTTTTGAGGGGAGCTGTGAATACTTCCTCTGTAGGCATATTGGCAACAAAGACATGTCCTTGCTCATTGATGCTGCCACCAGATACCCACAGATGGCCTTCAGGAAGCTCTATAGTCAGGTCTGTGCCAGGGGCAGTATAGTGAAGCTTTTTGTATTTCTTCTTGTTAAGCAGATCAGCGCGGGAGTCGAGATTCAGCAAATGCGTTTTCCATTCAGCGACAGCATCCTGCTCACCAATGCGAACGGTTTTGAAGATGACATCCCACAATTTATCAATTTGCTGCTCTGC includes:
- a CDS encoding aminopeptidase, which produces MNHFETNLQQYAELAVKVGVNVHPGQTLVVNAPISAAHFVRLIVKAAYGTGAKLVKVNWSDEVITRLHYDLAPEESFSIEPKWFAGEMTELVEEGAAILHVIAENPDLLAGVPKERIVTSQKVRGKAMEKYRSYQMADKFSWSIVAVPSPEWAAKVFPDLPAEQQIDKLWDVIFKTVRIGEQDAVAEWKTHLLNLDSRADLLNKKKYKKLHYTAPGTDLTIELPEGHLWVSGGSINEQGHVFVANMPTEEVFTAPLKTGVNGTVRSTKPLSYGGNLIDGFSLTFENGRIVDYTAEQGLDSLKSLIEMDEGAHYLGEVALVPHQSPISDTNILFYNTLFDENASNHLAIGNAYAFCLEGGKTMSKEELINHGMNSSLTHVDFMIGSGEMNIHGVTSEGSEEPIFLQGNWAF